The Papilio machaon chromosome 17, ilPapMach1.1, whole genome shotgun sequence genome segment ataagaaCCCTCAAATGCCTTCTCTGGAAGCTAATTATACaattctaaaaattaaattgattaattacttgaaatagataaattaaagcaaaatcTGTGCATTAAGTTAGAAATGAGTACAAAGTTTCAAGCATATTTTGTCACAGATTACAATTAATGACCCTAAAAGCTCTACAGCTAAAGTAAAGTTAAATAGAAgctgtatattaaatttaatattataaaaagctaAAAAACCCGACtgacaaacaaaacaataaactatGACACTCCGAGAAAGAATATAATGTCTCCTCATAACCATAAAGATTTTGTTTGATTCAGTTGTTTGGCCTCCAGGCAGAATGGATTTACATGCACAATGGAATTTACAAACTCTcctatacataaaaacatacatatacacCAAACACATTACCCTCCAGagtcagtcgggtaaaaagTGGACTAATTAGTCTAATGTAAAAATTCTGGAAGCAATATCATCAAGCATCCAATCCATTCCATCGAGAAGATTCTCTCCAGTGACAGCGGAGCAACGTACTATGCGCCAGTGATGCGTCTTGATGCTGTCCAAGTCTAATGCCtgtaaatacaatatatttttatattataaggtggcaaacggccacctggattcgccgcaatagcgaggcgaccgttgcccatagacatccgcaaatgcagatgtgttACATACCTTGAATCAACacacagaaaaaggatatttctccttcctatgcgttctCTCTCCTGCCaaatcctcttccccttcccatcctttcctaataaggttgggaagggaaagaggactaaaattaggcctccagtaCCACACTCATTCGACGAAACGCGGAtttgcttccacttcatgcCTGCCTTCAGGGAACAATAGAAGTAGAAACAATAGGAAAACAGTGACATGTTTTTTGTACACAAAAGTAATGTATCTGTAATCCTTGATCACATAACACAATCAATGACACAATGATTTTAACATACTAAAGTGACCTCGCAGAGTGAGTCAGCACTGGATGTGTTAGCTTTGAgtcttacaaataaataatattttttaattttcataaaaaaatctatttttgataaaatattgttagaactgttgagggtagccacacaaaaggttttataaggaagcatgcgctgctgctcgaggcagtctctttccatccgtcattgcgaaacgtctgacatttttgtttacttacgttcggtttgagtttatactacagcgaggattattatgaagtagagttaaattcattatttcgctgttagtttaattcttttaaaatacttttgcatcaaatatcttacaatataatgaattatattttaggcaAAGCAACGAAAAACTTtccataactttttttttttgtaagtataTGCAATAAACTAAGGTATTAGGGATGATGCAGTAACCAACATACTTCTCGAATCTCCTGCAACGTCAATGCACCGGGTAGATCAGCTTTGTTAGCAAGTACCAGCAATGTGGCTCCTGCTAACCTCTCCTCTCTTAATAATGAATGCAGTTCTCTTGCGCAGTCTGCAAGTCTCCGTGCATCAGCACTGTCCACTACCCACGCAACACCATCTGTGCTCTCAAAGTAATTCTTCCAGTATGATCTGAAATATAGACATTTTAGTAAACAATTAGTCCAATATATTCTTTTTGGAACAAGATATTGCTTACAGTAATAAGCTAAGCTTtgaatttcaataataaagtaagtttTTGCAGCTGAAGagccatttaaaacatattgtaaacaCTTGTTTTCCAAAGATAATATGAAAGacgacaatattttatttagtttgtgGAAACATATAGAATTTTGCTATAATTAATCCAGTAAAGAACCTAAAAATCATTCATATACAAATTTACTATGAAGTTGTTATGTCGAAGAATATACTAGAAACTTCACTAAAAATCTTTACCTTAATGATTTCTGGCCACCAACATCCCAAATATTGAGTTTGTACCCTTTATGTTCTAGAGTTTTTATATTGAAGCCAAGAGTTGGTGATATTGTATCAATTGGTTCACCATTAAACCTCTTCAGAATTGTTGTTTTGCCAGCATTATCTAAACCTCTGTATTAATTGTTaagaaattttcataaaaactttttattttcaaaccaACTTCGGTAACTTCATTTTCACTTATGGTAAAGAATATAACCTTAATGAAGTACGCTTCTGCATGAAATCTGAACtaagtaatgaaatatacaacAAATTATTGCGATGGTACctacctattaagttttttgaaaTGCGGCACACACATGACaaactattaagtttttttttaaaaggataCAACATTAGGATCCTCATTTCTTTTTCCTTCTGTCGCagttttttcaaaattgtcAAGAAACCCATTTTACGAATTTAATGTGATTGACAATAACaatagatatgttttatttcttaaccatGTTTTGATGAATActcaaaattgttatttttctgaCTTATGACACAATTGACACATTGAAAGACTGATTGACTTGTCAGTGTCAATTTGACTAAAAGGGCACAGATAGCGCACTCTAGTTAcagagtataaaataaaatgaaaacttgcAAAGTAGATAGTATTTTAGGATTACTCTTGATCGTatcttttattgatttaagttAAAGTCAGTtactactaaattttaattcaaaaatttaattcaattcttAATGCTTATGCTATTAATGGGTAGAAAGAATAGTTACATTTCATGgtattacgaatatttttaaacttcgtATTAGTCTTTTATAGctacaatattagttaaaaattgtataatttataaatgtaataaaaaaacaactcaaAAAATTGTCACAGAACGTAACAAGATTAAAAAACCAAAAGCTACACTTTTCCCCGATCGAGTGGAATGGGAATCATTAAAAACCATAGAGAagatatccatccatccatggcCGATCTCATCAGTGTcaactttatttctatttcaattcaattatgAAGCACCTTCAATGATTTTAAGTGGGTTTATAGTGTGGAAGTGATCGTGTGGCGGCGCGGTCTTGGTGATACGGCTCTTTGGTCGGTAGCACCATGTTCAGCGGAACAGTGCGTGTAAAGGTGTGCGAGGCGACGGGCCTCCGACCGACCGACTTTCAGAAACGGCACAACATGACCTTCGGGAAACCTGGTTAGTCCAtgcataaatataatgtacacCTAGAATACCAAATAACAACTATaacaatgaaaacaattttactcCGTTATATGGCAAGCTTTTTGCGTAAGAATAAGGCGTAACATGTTTACCAAAATGGGTGTTggtattatttgtaaatacacGATATCTTCGCAGACGATCAGCCGATAGACCCGTACGTCTCGATCGACGCCGACGAGCACCATCTAGACCGTTCAAGCACGAAACCCAAAACTTTTGACCCAGTTTGGAATGAAACATTTATACATGAAGTGCACAATGTAACTAGGTATgcttaaaactatattttaataaaattatgctaaattattttagaggattaaaacttttgtttacTGTTTTTAGTTTGGGTATCACAGTGTTTCATGATGCTGCAATACCTCCAGATGACTTTGTTGCAAATTGCACAATTCCTTTTGAAGATCTGATGCATAGAGACAAAGAGGCTACGGATTTTTGGGTAagtcacattttattttcctttcatAAAGCAATCActtattattttcatgaagtaaatttataaattgcacTTTTTGACGTCTAAATCGGACtttaaactgtaaataaatattttgtttacataatatcagttttaagataagataaaattacaacTACTGATAATTCAAAGAGTAATATTGTTAgtgatagtaaatatttatttatcgacaaacaaaaaaacattgtatgaagtcagtatttaaaatactttgaaattaCCCATCATTTTGGTCTGGTTTTAtaatacactagcttttacccgcgactccgtccgcgcggaataaaaaatagaaaacggggtaaaaattatcctatgtccgtttcctggttctaagctacctgcccaccaattttcagtcaaatcgattcacccgttcttgagttataaatagtgtaactaacacgactttctattatatatatagatttaaaataagaatgtaTTTTCAATACCttgatttgttaattattctaagaaaagtacagaataaaaacttatttgcattggtgttatttaaattaaaaacaaataatgttttaaaaacagcCTCTGTGAATTAATGAATGAGTGTGGCAGTgacattgttacatttttaatttaggtcATTATGAAACATCTTAAAGATAtgtgttttctttctttaaaagaTAACTTTGTCATTACACATTAGCCAGCGTGTTCCAACTGACATCCTGTTTATCGTGTAAAATTGTGACtcatatgaaatatttgttacattttccttttataattttagactCTTTTATATAGCTGTTAATTCTGTTAAGGTATGAATAGACTTTGACAAAATCCAATATTAATATCTGGACTATTTACAATTGTACAGATAAATTGAGAGATAAATTGAGACACTTGTGTTCATACAGTGACACTTCTTATACACTGAGTGTACCATGTTTAGTGTCTTAGTTGTAATTCTATCATTATAGGTCGTTCGGAAAgttatttcgtttttatttctattttctatgtttaataatgcCTCTATCAGATTCCAACTGACCTTCCAGGACGTGGTGTATCTTCGTCGAAAATACACGAATCTTAAGTCGagaaaaaacgaaatgactATCCGATCTACctaatacttttaattgactaataatttgtttattattaaaaaataaagattagtACTATATATAACTTTTAGTGCTTTGAGATTTCACTAGAtcacattacaaaaatatttacactcTAACCTGgataagataaatatagtggAGTATCGCTTTTCCAGGTTggactatattaaaattctattgttatatctaaatatctatttattttaacaaatatttattgaaactatatttttCAGGTGGACTTAGAACCACAGGGCAAATTGCATCTGAAAATAGATCTGAAATGGAATTCTCAAGGTTAGTTatgatagttttatttttagatgtaTAACATCTTGAACTTGGAGTGAGGTGACATATATTCCTATGTTCCATGTCACTAAACTCAGCAGGTGAATTGGTGATACTGAAAGTTTTATCTGTTAGTTTCTAAGTGTGGTAACTTATTGATATGTTTTCCctatattctatttattttttaaagttaactcCTGTTTGTTTTGCTACAGCAAGGATCATAACTAATTAATTGCTATGATGATTTCATAAGGTACATTGATTTGACATGAAGCGTAAATAGTATTGTTGATATGtatgtgttatatttataggGGGTGGTGGGTCAGAGGGTCGTTCGAATCGGGGGCGCGAGTTCAAAGAGGGTGCGGGGTTCGCGCGGCGACGGGGCGCTCTGCGTCGCCGCGTGCATCAAGTAAATGGACACAAGTTCATGGCGACATTCCTTCGTCAGCCGACTTTTTGTAGCCATTGTCGTGAGTTTATCTGGTAAGAGCAActgttaagtaattttttttgttattttgtaattttattcactAGTATTATTAATCCAGAACCCTATTTGACATGTTTCATCCTTACGTcttctttttcaatttaatggcTTTTCCTccttttttagtttattagtacttttataactttagtgtcattgaattaatcttactcttactaatattaaaaatgcgaaagtttaaatgtctCCAAAGTCCTTTTTATTCTGCCCAGACGACGTCGCGGGCAATatctagttaattatatatcTGGAAGTATGTAAAATGTTGCTTTAATAGTTATTCTTTTCCAGGGGTCTCGGCAAACAAGGTTATCAATGTCAAGGTGAGAAAATGCTTTATTATGTTTTggaacaataataaaattagagtaatttgattgtttttaatcttcaagtgtaaaatttagtaaaaataatgtaaaatcaaagaagtaatcttactaatattataaatgcgaatgtttagatggatggatgtttggtagaaggtatctccagaatggctcaacagatcttgatgaaatttggcattgatgtagaacatagtctggaagaaaacatagactaattattaaatttatttttattccgcgacGACatagtcgcggtcgacagcttctttaaaataaaacaacttgtttttacattttttctttcagtGTGCACTTGCGTGGTACATAAACGATGTCACTCATCTGTAGTCACCAAGTGTCCCGGAATGAAGGAGGAGGTGAGTtgttgaaacaataaaatacaatttaaacaaaggTTTACTGTTGAATAGTACACTGctgaaaaaatattcacaaaaaaatatactgtcaatacttaaaatgttattagtcattaattaaaaaaaaaaaaaacgatttttttaattttttttatatttttttaaaaatatgaatccATAATCCTTAACCTTACATTCTGTATGTAATAACCCTTGTATCCATCAGCAACAAAGCGGAGTAACAGTCTCCAGTGGTCAGCGCTTCAATGTGAATGTACCACATCGGTTTGTGGTTCATTCATACAAACGGTTCACATTCTGTGACCATTGTGGATCTTTGCTGTACGGACTTATCAAGCAGGGATTGCAATGTGAaggtaagattataaaaaaattattaataataataattattagacattaaaaatattatctattttaacaataagtttttttttttttgataaatttagacaatgttattattattttttttaaaagaaaaaatgttttgaattttgcttcaatgtttcatatttattatattattcaaaaatctaattataaatacattagtgtttgaattcatttttttaaatctaacaaaagcctattgttttatttaaatgaattaat includes the following:
- the LOC106708754 gene encoding ADP-ribosylation factor-like protein 2, whose amino-acid sequence is MGFLTILKKLRQKEKEMRILMLGLDNAGKTTILKRFNGEPIDTISPTLGFNIKTLEHKGYKLNIWDVGGQKSLRSYWKNYFESTDGVAWVVDSADARRLADCARELHSLLREERLAGATLLVLANKADLPGALTLQEIREALDLDSIKTHHWRIVRCSAVTGENLLDGMDWMLDDIASRIFTLD